TGAGCAGGTCGGCGGCGTCGGCGGCGAGGGTCGCGAGCGCGTGGTTGACGGCCTGGTCTGTGGGGTGGGCCTGGACGCGGCGCAGCTCTTGGGCACCGTCCCAGGCGAGCAGAGGTGCGGTGGGCACGGCGGTCAGGGCCTCGTTCACGGCGTGCAGGGATTCCTCGGGTGGGGTGGTGGTGTCGACGCGGGCGGCGAACAGGGCGCGAATGTGTGCGCGCAGCGTGCGCATCCGCTGGGCGCACACCTCGTACAGCTGCACGTCCGGGGTGGTCAGGTCGTGAGCGGCGAGCCAGCGCATGGCGGATTCCGGGGCGGCGAGCAGGTCGTAACCCTGGCCGGCGGGCAGGGTGGCGGCGGTGTCGGCGAAGTCCAGGGAGCGGTACCGGTCGGCACCCGGTGCCGGGGGCAGAGCGGTCGGTGCCACGCCGGTGGCCAGGAGGTCATCCATGCCTCTCATGGTAGCGCTTGCGTTTTTCCGTGACACCCGCCTAGCCTGGCATCACGTTAACCGCAGGTGTTTTTCGTGAGAAACGGAGATGTGATGTCCCAGCTCAATGCCAACCAGTTCCCAGTCCGTACGTTCGGCGGCCCGACCGCCCTGTTCGAGTACGGCGGCTTGCGCTTCCTGACCGACCCGACCTTCGACGGCCCCGGCGACTACCCCGCGCCCGGTGGCCCGACCCTGACCAAGACCGCCCCTTCCACCACCACACCCGCCGACCTCGGCCCCATCGACGTGGTCATGCTCTCCCACGACGAGCACGCCGACAACCTCGACACCTCCGGCCGCGCCCTGCTCGCCGACGTCCCCCTCACCCTCACCACCCCCGGCGGCGGCGACCGCCTCGGGGAGAAGGCCAAGGGCCTGGCCGACTGGGAGTCGATCGAGCTGGAGCGCCCGGGCGGCGGCACCATCACCGTGACCGGAGTCCCCGCCATCCACGGCCCCGGCGCGCGTGCAGAGATCGAGCCCTTCGCCGGCCAGGTCGTCGGCTTCGTCCTGACCGGCGAGGGCCTCCCGACGGTCTACGTCAGCGGCGACAACGCCTCACTCGACGCGGTCAGGGAGATCGCCGAACGCTTCGCCCCGATCGACACCGCCCTCCTGTTCGCCGGAGCACCCCGCTTCCCCATGCTCTTCGACGGCAACCTGATCGTCCTGGACAGTGCGCAGGCGGCCGAGGCCACTCGGATTCTTGACGCCCGCCGTGTCGTCCCGGTCCACCATGACAGCTGGGCCCACTTCACCGAGGGCCGCGACGAGCTGGAGGCAGCCTTCGCCGCCGCGAGCCTGACCGACCGCCTGGACCAGGACTGGGCGCAGCGCGCCTGAGCCCGGACCGCCACTTAAGG
This Streptomyces sp. NBC_01283 DNA region includes the following protein-coding sequences:
- a CDS encoding ABATE domain-containing protein; protein product: MDDLLATGVAPTALPPAPGADRYRSLDFADTAATLPAGQGYDLLAAPESAMRWLAAHDLTTPDVQLYEVCAQRMRTLRAHIRALFAARVDTTTPPEESLHAVNEALTAVPTAPLLAWDGAQELRRVQAHPTDQAVNHALATLAADAADLLTGPDAGILASCGSAPCDRFLLRTHGRRHWCSTRCGDRVRAARAYARRSGASG
- a CDS encoding MBL fold metallo-hydrolase; this encodes MSQLNANQFPVRTFGGPTALFEYGGLRFLTDPTFDGPGDYPAPGGPTLTKTAPSTTTPADLGPIDVVMLSHDEHADNLDTSGRALLADVPLTLTTPGGGDRLGEKAKGLADWESIELERPGGGTITVTGVPAIHGPGARAEIEPFAGQVVGFVLTGEGLPTVYVSGDNASLDAVREIAERFAPIDTALLFAGAPRFPMLFDGNLIVLDSAQAAEATRILDARRVVPVHHDSWAHFTEGRDELEAAFAAASLTDRLDQDWAQRA